Proteins encoded in a region of the Diospyros lotus cultivar Yz01 chromosome 9, ASM1463336v1, whole genome shotgun sequence genome:
- the LOC127809472 gene encoding DNA (cytosine-5)-methyltransferase DRM2-like isoform X2: MNMESKNFSLEKDRILSILIDMGYQAEEAMRAINANGMDAPVADLADFICASQVEKGTCLSLREPPCQKGECSSSQQLTNSHLLKSKTELETRKRKLQQILEQKPVGRDKEVCRLPNPMIGFGVPGEPLLIVNRVLPNNAMGPPYFYYENVAFTPKGVWSTISKFLFDIKPEFVDSKYLCAAARKRGYVHNLPIQGRFQLLPPPPLTIHEALPLTKKWWPSWDTRTKLNCLVTCVASAKLTERIKKALEKSDGEPPANVKKFVLEKCKKWNLIWVGKNKAAPLDPDELEKLMGFPRNHTRGFRTTERYTMLGNSFHVDTVAFHLSVLKELFPSGINVLSLFSGIGGAEVALHRLGIPLKNVVSIEKSKTCHAVVRCWWEETNQQGNLIHIVDVNDVTPGRIAELIASFGGFDLVIGGSPCNNLAGGNRVSRDGLEGKESSLFFQYPRILNLVKSMMNLK, encoded by the exons GTATGGATGCACCAGTTGCTGATCTTGCAGATTTTATTTGTGCCTCACAAGTGGAAAAGGGAACTTGTTTAAGTTTAAGAGAACCGCCTTGTCAAAAGGGTGAATGCTCCTCTAGTCAACAG CTAACAAATTCTCACCTTTTGAAAAGCAAGACAGAACTTGAAACAAGGAAACGTAAACTGCAACAGATACTAGAGCAAAAGCCTGTGGGTCGGGACAAGGAGGTGTGTCGTTTGCCAAACCCAATGATAGGATTTGGGGTTCCTGGTGAACCATTGCTGATAGTTAATAGAGTACTCCCAAACAATGCCATGGGCCCTCCctatttttattatgaaaatgtGGCATTCACTCCAAAAGGGGTTTGGAGTACTATATCTAAGTTTTTATTTGACATTAAGCCAGAATTTGTAGATTCTAAGTACTTGTGTGCAGCTGCTAGAAAGAGAGGTTATGTCCATAACCTGCCAATCCAAGGTAGGTTCCAGCTTCTACCTCCCCCACCACTCACTATACATGAAGCCCTTCCTCTAACAAAAAAATGGTGGCCATCTTGGGACACAAGAACGAAGTTGAATTGTCTTGTTACTTGTGTGGCGAGTGCCAAACTGACAGAAAGGATAAAGAAAGCACTTGAGAAGTCAGATGGTGAGCCTCCTGCAAATGTTAAGAAATTTGTCCTAGagaaatgcaaaaaatggaaCCTAATTTGGGTTGGGAAAAACAAGGCGGCACCACTTGATCCAGATGAGCTAGAGAAATTGATGGGGTTTCCAAGGAACCACACAAGGGGCTTTCGTACTACTGAAAGATATACAATGCTTGGAAATTCTTTTCAT GTTGATACAGTGGCATTCCATCTATCTGTTTTGAAGGAATTGTTCCCTTCTGGCATCAACGTCCTATCACTTTTCTCTGGAATTGGCGGTGCTGAAGTTGCATTACACCGACTTGGCATCCCTTTGAAAAATGTGGTTTCTATTGAAAAATCAAAGACTTGCCATGCTGTTGTTCGATGTTGGTGGGAAGAAACAAACCAACAAGGTAACCTAATTCACATTGTAGATGTGAATGATGTGACTCCGGGTAGGATAGCTGAATTGATTGCTTCATTTGGTGGGTTTGATTTAGTGATTGGTGGAAGCCCGTGTAATAATCTTGCCGGGGGAAACAGAGTGAGTAGGGATGGGCTCGAGGGAAAGGAATCTTCTCTATTCTTTCAATATCCTCGCATCTTAAACCTAGTTAAGTCCATGATGAATCTCAAATGA